The Ipomoea triloba cultivar NCNSP0323 chromosome 14, ASM357664v1 region GTGGATTCGGACTTGAAGAAGATTGCTGCGCGGGTTATTGAGCAGGCCAAGGAAATCTGCGCCTCTAAATcggtaattttaatttggatagATAGTTTCAGTTCTTTactgattaattaattattttaatgtctTTTTTTGGGTACTAAATTTATGTTTCATCGTCGCAGGTTGATGAGCCCATGGTCGAGATCATGGAAGGGGATGCCAGGAATGTCCTCTGCGAAAGTGTGGAGAAATACCATGCCTCTATCTTGGTTGTCGGCAGCCATGGCTATGGAGCTATCAAGAGGTAAACAATAaatacattttcttttctttttttcttgtttatcTAATTACTAAAAACAACATTAGGATTATGCCAGAAGCAAAAGCAAAATAGCTCATAATCAAGACATAACTTTATTTCGTTTAACTATCATCACATTTTTTCGAGGCAGAACTTCACTCTTCACCATTGTTAGATTTAACTCTTCTGTCTAACAATTTCCTAACAACCAATTACTAAACTTTGTCTTTTACCGGCGCCaaacaaaaaatcatattaacttCTAGCCGGAGCagtttattgactttcatagtTTGAGTCTATCAATTATAcacaattttaattgatttacaTCTTCTTATGATCCTTTGTTGCTAGGATCACAAGACATGATTTACTATATGCACACTTTTAAACATTCAGTGTGGGTTTCTCTTgttatgcataaaaaaaaaaaaaaggtcatattcTAACAGTGATTTCTGCTGGCAGGGCTGTTCTGGGCAGTGTAAGCGACTACTGCGCTCATCATGCTCACTGCACTGTCATGATCGTGAAGAAGCCCAAGCACAAAACCTAAGTTGCAGACATCATCTGCCCAGAAGAGTCCATAATTTCTATTCCAGACtacataaaaccgttgtctttctGTTTGTCTATCTATGTGAATTGCTTGGTGTATGTATCAATCAATATAATGTACGTCTTGATGCAAGTATGCAAGAAtatataaactcatatatattatcaaatctTATTCCCATTCCCATCTCAAATCTCAATAGGAAAAGTACATGAATCTGAGTAGTAATATAATAGACTAATGTTTTGATCCAAAATGTCATCCAACATATGTAGACAACGTTAGAGCTCATTAAACTTATTCAGAATCTGAGATTTCAGACATTTTTCAGCTTAAATAACAGCTCGATCTTTGGAGCTGCTTTTCTGCAAGAACTTGGCATACCACTGCTGAGAGTACTTGGGATATCTCGACCGTTCCTTGTCATCCAAATCTACATAGTACAGACCGAACCCGCCCTTGTAGCCACTCAGTAACTCCAAACCATCCAAGAGTGACCATGCAAAGTACCCAATAATGTTTGATCCATTTCTTAAAGCAAAAACAGCATATGAATAGGGTTAGTAATTAACCTGCAGTTTCACTATTGAGTATTGAGACTTTAGTGTGTATATACCTTATAGAATCGAGAACAGTCCCGATGAAGGCTTCAAAATACTCGACTCTTGGTGTGTCGTTCAACGTCCCATTGCGTGGCATCTGCTGGCCTGTCAAgattaattgtaaatattaagGTTTATGCTTCACACTTCTGGTCTGACAGGCAGAATTGCAGACGTTTACTAACCGttttcatgaatatatataggcGGGTTGCCATAGAACTGCTTAAAATGCTCTAAAATCTTGTAAAGACCTTCTGGCATTACTGGAAACTGAAACAGACATACATGATCCTTTATAGCCAACTGCTTCAAGAAAATGAGAGTTTTACATTatgaaattatactttaatttgcTCAGCTTACCTGGCCTTTAGGTGCACTATCAGGAACTAATCCCCAAAaaccaataaaacaaaacaaaacaaaggatATCAGTAACTTCAGCAAGTAAAGACATTGACaggtatatgtatgtattatatatatatctgaatTGAAGTCATACAAAAAACAGTTACTCCAATGTCATTTGAGAAGCTCATGAATGGGCTTTTAGAATTGTTGTCTTTGTTTTTGACAATAATTGTAGTATAGTGGTTGATGCCAATGAAGTCTGCTGAACCCTTAACTAGGTTAGCTTCATCCTCGGTGAAGGCTGGTAGCCGCGTGCCAACAATGTTTTTCATGATGTCGGGGTAATCTCCAAATATCAACGGATCAATAAGCCTGCACTTGGAAGAAGTGGGCCAGAATTGAAAGacgtgttccatctcaactaaaagattAAACCGATAGCGAAACTGGGGATTAAACGTGTTAAGTAGTTTAATTTTAAGCTTTACCATCCGACATAGAAGGTTAACAGACGTTGAACTGCAGCAAGATCCTCTTCTGAATTCGAAAAAGGAGAAAGCCCAAAAGTGTAGGTATTAAATCCTATGGTACCATGTTGGGTGGGCTGCATTATGGCACGACATCAGAGAACTGAAAGATGTGTTCTGTCTTAACTAAAACCTTAAACTGGAGGTGagattatacatttatacccgtacaacatatgttttttttttttttgaaaacaagtacAACATATGTTAGTCGTACTAATTACTAAAGTACCTTGTATTTTGTTCTGTAAAGGCTCACTGCAGACGCGTGTGCAAGTAACATGTTATGACCAGCAATGTATGGTTCTGTTGATGAGTTCCCGGGGCGACAGATAAAAGGTATGCTGCAATGCCGTGGGGGTAAGAATCCTTCGTCGTAACCTCCTATGATAAATACATTCGGTTCGTTTAAGGTTGTCCAGTGCAGAACTCTGTCGCCAAACGCCTTGAAGCATACATCTGCATATGCAGTGAAGTCCTCCCTGCAGAGggaaacagaaaaagaaaataaaaaaaaaaatttaatgccATTCTAAAACCACCTCTAATTTGCATTTTCTTTTGCACACAATTGCATCTAGCATACACAATCTTTCTGTTAAGCCATCCTGCATATTCATCTTCAAGTGCCTGTGGTAGATCACTGTGACTCAGTGTAACATGTGGCTCGATTCCTACGAGAAACGAGCAACTGTCAGCTTAAGGTTTTAATCAAGACGGAACACATCTTTCAATTTAAGGAAATCCGGTTATCACCATGGCTGATAAGTTCGTCGATGAGATTGTTGTAGTACTGCAAGCCCTTCTCATTGACAGGTCCTCTGCCATCTGTAAATCACCATTTGACACCATATTTCAGTTTCAGA contains the following coding sequences:
- the LOC116004444 gene encoding universal stress protein PHOS34, with the translated sequence MAAAAAEKPVMVVAVDESEHSFYALGWTLDHFFTGPVSPFRLVLVHAKPSPASAVGLAGPGAADVLPYVDSDLKKIAARVIEQAKEICASKSVDEPMVEIMEGDARNVLCESVEKYHASILVVGSHGYGAIKRAVLGSVSDYCAHHAHCTVMIVKKPKHKT
- the LOC116004443 gene encoding beta-glucosidase 10-like — encoded protein: MKIMLHLLLLSCLFSSSPLVSGVGNFTRDDFPSGFIFGSGTSAYQVEGAALEDGRTPSIWDTYAYEGMYGGGNGDVACDQYHKYKEDVRLMSETNLEAYRFSISWSRLIPNGRGPVNEKGLQYYNNLIDELISHGIEPHVTLSHSDLPQALEDEYAGWLNRKIVEDFTAYADVCFKAFGDRVLHWTTLNEPNVFIIGGYDEGFLPPRHCSIPFICRPGNSSTEPYIAGHNMLLAHASAVSLYRTKYKPTQHGTIGFNTYTFGLSPFSNSEEDLAAVQRLLTFYVGWLIDPLIFGDYPDIMKNIVGTRLPAFTEDEANLVKGSADFIGINHYTTIIVKNKDNNSKSPFMSFSNDIGVTVFFPDSAPKGQFPVMPEGLYKILEHFKQFYGNPPIYIHENGQQMPRNGTLNDTPRVEYFEAFIGTVLDSIRNGSNIIGYFAWSLLDGLELLSGYKGGFGLYYVDLDDKERSRYPKYSQQWYAKFLQKSSSKDRAVI